One Mus pahari chromosome 10, PAHARI_EIJ_v1.1, whole genome shotgun sequence genomic window, tggaggccagaacgATGTACTGGAtccactagaactggagttaaaatggtctgagttgccatgtgggttctaggaaccaaaactggttctttgaaaaagcaaagaaaccgTGCTCcgaatcactgagccatctctccaatatGGTCTTTCAATTTCAAAGGGAAATATGAagcccacatttttaaaatatgtttttattactttataaattttgcacatgtttgtattttatatgtgcatacatgtacactaGAGCAAGATGTTTAAAGAGTCATCAGATCCCCCAGTGCTGGgtactaaacttgggtcctctggaagaacagtaagcactTTTCATTCAGCCCCAAAGTCTGGATTTTTATAAATCCTTCACTATTTAAATACTGGCAACAACTAGGaagatttttaattatgtaggctaaacaaaaacacacattcaaGGTCTCTGGCTGAAAAATAACAATActgaaatattcatatattttagcAAGTATTTATACTCTACCCACAAAGAAACCACATCCtgtatttaactttctttttgtttttgtttttgttttgagacagggtttctctgtgtagccctggctgtcctggaattcactctgtagaccagactggcctcgaactcagaaattcgcctgcctctgccccgctCCCCCATACCGTccccaccaagtgctgggattaaaggcgtgcgccaccactgcccagctccttttTTCTTAATTAGGTGGTGGCAGCTGCAGGTGTCATTTTAAACCTAATATTTCTGAATAATGTCAAGTCACGAATAGTGACTTTTTGGTATGCTCTGCATATCAggattttaataagaaaatggaCTCCATTATCTTGTCTGTTAGCAAtcctctgactcctgagaggtTAAAGGTCAGATTTCTCCCAATTTTCATCAGGAAGTTCAATTATCTCAGTTTCATACACACACCAATTTATTTCATTCAACCTTTTGTACAATGTATTCACAAAAAGCCAGTACTAACCATGATTTGATAAACAGAAAAGCAGTGACAGCatttatcaggaaaaaaatttttaagaaaaatagccGTCAAATTTTAACATACAAAGGAACACTTTTAAGAGATTATTAGTGATGTCATTTTTCAATTTGTATGGCTTTACTGTCTAGCTGGTACTGCAACATAATTTACCTTttattgcaaatatattttaaatggtgtTAAGCAGGTTGTTGAGGtgaataaaaaacaattttaagtcAGATATGGTatatctgtaagttcaaggtaCCCTGGTCTACCTACGCGGTGAGTTTCAGGGCAGACAGAGTTATATAGTGAgtcattgtcttatttttttttttaaaaagagagattttAATCAAACAActaatttataaacaaatttttataGTTAGAGATTTCCTGCAAGAACTACAATGActgctttcttatttcttatcTCTCGTAGCAGTTAGTTTGCATCATCCTACTCTCCAGGAAGAAACCAATGCTCAGTCTGCCCCATTTTTAAGTCTAATGGGACAGAAATATTCCAGATATACAAATTTAATACAACTGAAGAAAGTCTATTAATACAACATATTCGGTACTCGATATCTTACTCAAAACAGGTACGCTGGAAAGAACAGCATGATCACTTCCCTCCTGCCTACACCTCAGTCTGGTTTAAGGAAGCCGGCCATTCAACCTTTCCAACCTTATTTATTAATGCATGGAgctctattttcatttcctttgaaaatCAACTTACCGAAGATTCACTGTCACGAATGAGGAAGTCTCCTTCATGCCCTCTTTCATTTAATGCCATCTCTGCCTGGTGTCTGGTGACTTTGCCGTAATACCAAGGATTGCCAGCAAACTTCCCAGTGAGTGAAGGCCTAATGTAATCACATTGTGGAGGCGATGGTTCCAAACCTGAGGTTAATGGATTATTTTGCATAATGGTAACATAGTTTTTTGGCACCAGGCCAACCATGCCATTGATTTTCCTGCATTTCCACCACTCTGGGTCATTTTCCGGCTTTTCAATAACATCCATTACATCGCCTTTCTCAAAATTGAGTTCTTCATCATTGGATGAGCTAAACGGGTAAAGAGCCTGTACAACATGCAATACTTGACCCGTATTTAGGTTATTGACAACTGCTGCTAATTTCTCTGACAGAGAGCCTACATGATCACCCAAAGGACTGTCACCTTCTTCAGTTACATAGTTTGAAGGAAACCATCCAATTTGTCCATTGTAGCTGCCACGCCACCATCCATCACTGCATTTCTCCATGACGATCACCTTGGTCCCTTTTATCAATGACAACTCATCCTCTCTCTCAGCCATGTAGTTAAATTTCACAAAAGCAGGCATGTTAAGGTCATAGAGACGTTCTCCTGGATCAACAAAGCTATCATCAGCAGGAGATGCAGTATCTGGAACACTgggttttcttttcacttttccaATACCTGTTTAAATAAAGAGGAGGTCATAAGA contains:
- the Nck1 gene encoding cytoplasmic protein NCK1 isoform X2, which produces MDWLNIFKDFFSIGKVKRKPSVPDTASPADDSFVDPGERLYDLNMPAFVKFNYMAEREDELSLIKGTKVIVMEKCSDGWWRGSYNGQIGWFPSNYVTEEGDSPLGDHVGSLSEKLAAVVNNLNTGQVLHVVQALYPFSSSNDEELNFEKGDVMDVIEKPENDPEWWKCRKINGMVGLVPKNYVTIMQNNPLTSGLEPSPPQCDYIRPSLTGKFAGNPWYYGKVTRHQAEMALNERGHEGDFLIRDSESSPNDFSVSLKAQGKNKHFKVQLKETVYCIGQRKFSTMEELVEHYKKAPIFTSEHGEKLYLVKHLS
- the Nck1 gene encoding cytoplasmic protein NCK1 isoform X1, which produces MAEEVVVVVAKFDYVAQQEQELDIKKNERLWLLDDSKSWWRVRNSMNKTGFVPSNYVERKNSARKASIVKNLKDTLGIGKVKRKPSVPDTASPADDSFVDPGERLYDLNMPAFVKFNYMAEREDELSLIKGTKVIVMEKCSDGWWRGSYNGQIGWFPSNYVTEEGDSPLGDHVGSLSEKLAAVVNNLNTGQVLHVVQALYPFSSSNDEELNFEKGDVMDVIEKPENDPEWWKCRKINGMVGLVPKNYVTIMQNNPLTSGLEPSPPQCDYIRPSLTGKFAGNPWYYGKVTRHQAEMALNERGHEGDFLIRDSESSPNDFSVSLKAQGKNKHFKVQLKETVYCIGQRKFSTMEELVEHYKKAPIFTSEHGEKLYLVKHLS